One part of the Phragmites australis chromosome 3, lpPhrAust1.1, whole genome shotgun sequence genome encodes these proteins:
- the LOC133911092 gene encoding pectinesterase-like, whose translation MTSSGSAPAGSDGGQSRRNLIIGVLSVFLLVAMVVGTVAFFLTEKVEEDMDLNMRTMSTTTRTVDLFCAPTDYHGTCQETLDRALSRSSDPADHPHAAAAAAITAVERALAQGFNRSSLLDAVRQSNDTRVQEAVHDCRMLLDDCRSNVERALSSIAWRGVDGPAQDLQAWLSAVITFQGSCVDMFPKGDIRDQVKNTMHKAREISSNAIAIIQQGAALAAMLDLHTDEVDGDKGKGNDTNRRLEESVSVPTWVPKEERKLLAGKGGKSKVRLTPNVTVAKDGSGDFTNISAALASMPQTYEGRYIIYVKEGVYDETVNITNRMANVTMYGDGSRKSIVTGSKNVLDGIRMWRTATFAVDGDKFTAMRLGIRNTAGAEKQQAVALRVKADKAVFFNCRIEGHQDTLFAQAYRQFYRSCVISGTVDFIFGDAAAVFQRCVVLVRPPLPGQPAVVTAHGRRDHQQTTGFVVHKSSIVADERLSSNKSASAATKTYLGRPWKEFARTVVMESVIEGFVHGQGYMPWEGQDSLGTAFFGEFGNAGNGANVTGRTEMKGFHVMGKDKATQFSVGHFLHGAEWIPETGTPVSLGLSG comes from the exons ATGACGTCGTCCGGCAGCGCGCCCGCGGGGTCCGATGGCGGCCAATCGCGCAGGAATCTCATCATCGGCGTCCTGTCCGTGTTCCTGCTCGTTGCCATGGTCGTCGGCACGGTCGCGTTCTTCCTGACGGAGAAGGTCGAGGAGGACATGGATCTCAACATGCGCACCATGAGCACGACGACGCGCACCGTTGATCTCTTCTGCGCGCCCACGGACTACCACGGCACGTGCCAGGAGACGCTGGACCGCGCGCTGTCGCGGTCGTCGGACCCGGCCGACCACCCgcacgccgccgcggccgccgcgatCACCGCCGTCGAGCGAGCGCTGGCACAAGGATTCAACCGCTCGTCGCTGCTGGACGCCGTGCGGCAGAGCAACGACACTCGGGTGCAGGAGGCCGTGCACGACTGCCGGATGCTCCTGGACGACTGCCGCAGCAACGTCGAGCGCGCTCTCTCCAGCATCGCGTGGCGCGGCGTCGACGGGCCGGCTCAGGATCTCCAGGCCTGGCTCAGCGCGGTGATCACGTTCCAGGGCTCCTGCGTCGACATGTTCCCCAAGGGGGACATCCGCGACCAGGTGAAGAACACCATGCATAAGGCGCGAGAGATATCGAGCAACGCCATCGCTATCATCCAGCAAGGCGCGGCCCTCGCCGCCATGCTCGACCTCCACACCGACGAGGTCGACGGCGACAAGGGCAAGGGTAATGACACCAACCGTCGTCTCGAGGAGTCCGTGTCCGTCCCCAcgtgggtgcccaaggaagaaCGGAAGCTGCTGGCCGGCAAGGGTGGAAAGAGCAAGGTCCGGCTCACGCCCAACGTGACGGTGGCCAAGGACGGCAGCGGCGACTTCACCAACATCTCGGCAGCGCTGGCCTCCATGCCGCAGACGTACGAGGGTAGGTACATTATCTACGTCAAGGAAGGCGTCTACGACGAGACGGTGAACATCACCAACAGGATGGCCAACGTGACCATGTACGGCGACGGCTCCAGGAAGTCCATCGTGACGGGCAGCAAGAACGTCCTCGACGGCATAAGGATGTGGAGAACCGCCACTTTTG CGGTGGACGGCGACAAGTTCACGGCGATGAGGCTGGGCATCCGGAACACGGCGGGAGCGGAGAAGCAGCAGGCAGTGGCGTTGCGCGTGAAGGCTGACAAGGCCGTCTTCTTCAACTGCCGGATCGAGGGCCACCAGGACACGCTCTTCGCTCAGGCCTACCGCCAGTTCTACCGGAGCTGCGTCATCTCCGGCACCGTCGACTTCATCTTTGGTGACGCCGCGGCCGTCTTCCAGCGGTGCGTGGTGCTCGTGCGGCCGCCACTGCCAGGGCAGCCCGCCGTGGTCACCGCGCACGGCCGCCGCGACCACCAGCAGACCACCGGCTTCGTCGTGCACAAGAGCAGCATCGTCGCCGACGAGCGCCTCTCCAGCAACAAGTCTGCGTCGGCGGCGACCAAGACGTACCTTGGCCGGCCGTGGAAGGAGTTCGCGAGGACGGTGGTGATGGAGTCCGTCATTGAGGGCTTCGTGCACGGGCAGGGGTACATGCCGTGGGAGGGCCAGGACAGCCTCGGCACGGCCTTCTTCGGCGAGTTCGGCAACGCCGGCAACGGCGCCAACGTCACCGGGCGGACCGAGATGAAGGGGTTCCACGTGATGGGCAAGGACAAGGCGACGCAGTTCTCGGTGGGGCATTTCTTGCACGGCGCGGAGTGGATACCGGAGACCGGCACGCCGGTGAGTCTAGGGCTGTCAGGCTGA